In the genome of Quercus robur chromosome 3, dhQueRobu3.1, whole genome shotgun sequence, one region contains:
- the LOC126716957 gene encoding REF/SRPP-like protein At3g05500 isoform X1: MAEGDLKPQQQEMTEEEQRLKYLQFVQVAAIHTIMCFTNLYVYAKDKSGPLKTGVETVEGTVKSVVGPVYDKFHDVPIEVLKYVDRKVDESVIQLDRRVPPTIKQVSSQAVSAAQKAPVVAQAVASEVKRAGVVDTASGLAKSVYAKYEPTAKELYFKYEPKAEQCAKSAWHKLNQLPLFPQVAQVVVPGAAYCTEKYNQTVRSTAEKGYRVSSYLPLVPTEKIAKVFRADEAESEPKIAKVSRADGAESEPKIDKVSRADGPESEPKIANNVFRADGVESELLISSEKEAAAVSAR, from the exons ATGGCTGAAGGAGATTTGAAACCGCAGCAGCAAGAGATG ACTGAGGAGGAGCAAAGGCTGAAGTACCTGCAGTTCGTGCAGGTGGCTGCAATTCATACCATAATGTGCTTCACCAACCTTTATGTTTATGCCAAGGACAAGTCTGGTCCTCTGAAGACTGGGGTTGAGACCGTGGAGGGCACGGTGAAGAGTGTTGTTGGACCCGTGTATGACAAGTTCCATGATGTCCCTATTGAGGTCCTAAAGTATGTGGACCGCAAG GTTGATGAGTCTGTGATTCAGTTGGACCGCCGTGTACCCCCAACCATCAAGCAGGTTTCTTCCCAGGCCGTCTCAGCTGCTCAAAAAGCCCCAGTGGTTGCTCAAGCTGTTGCCTCTGAAGTTAAGCGTGCTGGGGTGGTAGACACCGCCTCTGGACTTGCGAAATCTGTGTACGCCAAGTACGAGCCAACTGCCAAGGAACTATACTTCAAGTATGAACCAAAGGCTGAGCAATGCGCAAAGTCAGCTTGGCACAAACTCAATCAGCTCCCTCTCTTCCCCCAAGTGGCTCAAGTTGTTGTACCAGGAGCAGCTTATTGCACTGAGAAGTATAACCAAACAGTGCGTAGCACTGCAGAGAAGGGGTACAGGGTTTCCTCATACCTTCCCTTGGTCCCTACAGAAAAGATTGCTAAGGTTTTCAGGGCTGATGAAGCTGAATCAGAGCCAAAGATTGCTAAGGTTTCCAGGGCTGATGGAGCTGAATCAGAGCCAAAGATTGATAAGGTTTCCAGGGCTGATGGACCTGAATCAGAGCCAAAGATTGCTAATAATGTTTTCAGGGCTGATGGAGTTGAATCAGAGCTATTGATTTCCAGTGAAAAAGAGGCTGCTGCTGTGTCAGCTCGTTAA
- the LOC126716957 gene encoding REF/SRPP-like protein At3g05500 isoform X2, with protein MAEGDLKPQQQEMTEEEQRLKYLQFVQVAAIHTIMCFTNLYVYAKDKSGPLKTGVETVEGTVKSVVGPVYDKFHDVPIEVLKYVDRKVDESVIQLDRRVPPTIKQVSSQAVSAAQKAPVVAQAVASEVKRAGVVDTASGLAKSVYAKYEPTAKELYFKYEPKAEQCAKSAWHKLNQLPLFPQVAQVVVPGAAYCTEKYNQTVRSTAEKGYRVSSYLPLVPTEKIAKVFRADEAESEPKIAKVSRADGPESEPKIANNVFRADGVESELLISSEKEAAAVSAR; from the exons ATGGCTGAAGGAGATTTGAAACCGCAGCAGCAAGAGATG ACTGAGGAGGAGCAAAGGCTGAAGTACCTGCAGTTCGTGCAGGTGGCTGCAATTCATACCATAATGTGCTTCACCAACCTTTATGTTTATGCCAAGGACAAGTCTGGTCCTCTGAAGACTGGGGTTGAGACCGTGGAGGGCACGGTGAAGAGTGTTGTTGGACCCGTGTATGACAAGTTCCATGATGTCCCTATTGAGGTCCTAAAGTATGTGGACCGCAAG GTTGATGAGTCTGTGATTCAGTTGGACCGCCGTGTACCCCCAACCATCAAGCAGGTTTCTTCCCAGGCCGTCTCAGCTGCTCAAAAAGCCCCAGTGGTTGCTCAAGCTGTTGCCTCTGAAGTTAAGCGTGCTGGGGTGGTAGACACCGCCTCTGGACTTGCGAAATCTGTGTACGCCAAGTACGAGCCAACTGCCAAGGAACTATACTTCAAGTATGAACCAAAGGCTGAGCAATGCGCAAAGTCAGCTTGGCACAAACTCAATCAGCTCCCTCTCTTCCCCCAAGTGGCTCAAGTTGTTGTACCAGGAGCAGCTTATTGCACTGAGAAGTATAACCAAACAGTGCGTAGCACTGCAGAGAAGGGGTACAGGGTTTCCTCATACCTTCCCTTGGTCCCTACAGAAAAGATTGCTAAGGTTTTCAGGGCTGATGAAGCTGAATCAGAGCCAAAGATTGCTAAG GTTTCCAGGGCTGATGGACCTGAATCAGAGCCAAAGATTGCTAATAATGTTTTCAGGGCTGATGGAGTTGAATCAGAGCTATTGATTTCCAGTGAAAAAGAGGCTGCTGCTGTGTCAGCTCGTTAA
- the LOC126716958 gene encoding rapid alkalinization factor-like, with product MASFFYSSSSTILGICAVVMILILSSSSSSSTVHAGDGSHLGWIPTATTRSACKGTIAECMNAGGLGEEEFDLDSEISRRILATSGYISYGALQRNTVPCSKRGSSYYNCQAGAQSNPYSRGCSAITRCRG from the coding sequence ATGGCTAGCTTTTTCTATTCCTCATCATCAACCATACTTGGGATCTGTGCTGTGGTCATGATCTTGATCCTCagctcatcatcatcatcatcaaccgTCCATGCAGGTGATGGGTCCCACTTGGGTTGGATACCCACAGCAACAACAAGATCAGCTTGCAAGGGCACCATAGCTGAGTGCATGAATGCTGGTGGGTTAGGTGAGGAAGAGTTTGACCTGGACTCTGAGATCAGCCGGCGCATTCTAGCCACCAGCGGCTACATCAGCTACGGTGCGCTTCAGAGGAACACTGTGCCTTGCTCTAAGCGTGGGTCCTCCTACTACAACTGCCAAGCTGGCGCTCAGTCCAACCCTTACAGCCGTGGCTGCAGCGCCATTACAAGGTGCAGGggttaa